The following is a genomic window from Planctomycetota bacterium.
CTCAGGAACTCGAGGCCCGGCTCGCCCAGCTCGACGTCGTCGCCCGGGCCAAGCAGCTCGACGAGATCCAAAAGGACCTTGAGGGCAAGATCGCCGCCTACGACGCCGAGATGACGGCTCTCGTGCGGGCGCGCGAGGAAATGAACCGGGATACGGAGCTTCTCGGCCGCCGGCGCGCCGAGCTCGACGCGGAAGCCGAGCGCCTGCGCGAGGAGCGGCGGCAGATCGAACAGACCAAGGCCGCGCTCGCCCGCGAAGTGGCCCGCGAGCTGGGCGCGGCTCTGGAGAAGTTCGCGCTGAGCCTCCTGGAAGGCTCCCGCCCGCGCGTTTAGCTCAGGCCAGGAGCGCCGGAATCACCCGCGCCGGTTCCACCCCCGTCAGGCGCGCGTCCAGCCCCTGATGCTTGACCGCGAACTTCTCGTGGTCGAATCCCAGCAGGTGCAGGATCGTCGCGTGCAGGTCCCGGATGTGGACCGGATCCTTCACGATGTTGTAGCTGAAGTCGTCCGTCTCGCCGTAGATCGTCCCTCCGCGGGCGCCTCCGCCGGCCATCCACATGGTGAAGCAGCGCGGATGGTGATCGCGGCCGTAGTTGTCCCTGGTGAGGCCCCCCTGCGAGTAGATCGTCCGGCCGAACTCGCCGCCCCACAGCACGAGCGTGGAATCGAAGAGGCCCCGCTGCTGAAGGTCCCGGATCAGGGCGTAGCACGGACGGTCGATGTCCCGGCACTGGCTGGGCATGCGCCCGCCGAGGTTCCCGTGGTGGTCCCAGTTGTTGTGGTAGATCTGCACGAACCGCACGCCGCGCTCCACGAGCCGGCGGGCCAGGAGCACCGAATGCGCGAACGTCCCGGGCTTGCGGGCCTCCTCGCCGTAGAGGGCGAACGTGCTCTCCGGCTCGCCTTCGATCCGCGTAAGCTCCGGCACGGAAGCCTGCATCCGGAAGGCCATCTCGTACTGCGAAATCCGCGTGTGGGTTTCCGGGTCGCCCACCTTGCGGTAGTTCATCTCGTTGAGCTGCCGCAGCCCGTCGAGCGTGAGGCGGCGGACCTCCGCCGGCACGCCCGGCGGATTGTTGAGGAAAAGGATCGGATCCCCCTGGCTGCGGAACGACACTCCCGCATGCTCGCCCGGCAGGAAGCCCGACGACCACAGGCGCGCCGAGATCGCCTGCTCCTGCTCGCGATTGGACGGCGTCGCCACGAGCACCACGAACGCCGGCAGGTTGGAATTCAGCGAACCCAGCCCGTAGGAAACCCACGCCCCCAGGCACGGCCGCCCCGGCAGCTGGCTGCCCGTCTGCAT
Proteins encoded in this region:
- a CDS encoding DUF1501 domain-containing protein, yielding MDAWREWIRSETRRQFLAKGANALGTAALALLMGERSGAEARDGASGGRLGPHFRPKARNVIYLHMVGGPAQMDLFDYKPRMLEMFDKDLPPSVIGGQRLTTMTSGQARFPIAPSKYAFARHGECGMWVCELLPWLSKCVDDICWIRSMHTEAINHEPAICYMQTGSQLPGRPCLGAWVSYGLGSLNSNLPAFVVLVATPSNREQEQAISARLWSSGFLPGEHAGVSFRSQGDPILFLNNPPGVPAEVRRLTLDGLRQLNEMNYRKVGDPETHTRISQYEMAFRMQASVPELTRIEGEPESTFALYGEEARKPGTFAHSVLLARRLVERGVRFVQIYHNNWDHHGNLGGRMPSQCRDIDRPCYALIRDLQQRGLFDSTLVLWGGEFGRTIYSQGGLTRDNYGRDHHPRCFTMWMAGGGARGGTIYGETDDFSYNIVKDPVHIRDLHATILHLLGFDHEKFAVKHQGLDARLTGVEPARVIPALLA